From Natator depressus isolate rNatDep1 chromosome 7, rNatDep2.hap1, whole genome shotgun sequence, the proteins below share one genomic window:
- the INA gene encoding alpha-internexin, which translates to MEERHGAEVGGLQDSISQLENDLRNTKSEMARHLREYQDLLNVKMALDIEIAAYRKLLEGEETRFTSGSISISALNPHSNPGYSFQPRVFNLPVATVSKIYPTQFFKKEEKEEASKVSSKVLSSQMGETFAEMIEETVMSTKKTEQ; encoded by the exons ATGGAGGAGAGGCACGGCGCCGAGGTGGGCGGGTTGCAG GACAGCATCAGTCAGCTGGAGAATGACTTAAGGAACACCAAGAGCGAAATGGCTCGTCATCTGAGGGAGTATCAAGACTTGCTCAATGTTAAAATGGCTCTGGATATAGAGATTGCTGCATACAG GAAGCTGCTGGAAGGTGAAGAGACACGTTTTACCTCTGGAAGCATCAGCATTTCGGCTCTGAATCCGCATTCTAACCCCGGTTATTCTTTCCAGCCCAGAGTCTTCAATTTACCTGTGGCCACTGTCTCAAAAATATATCCTACTCAGTTTTttaagaaagaagagaaagaggaggCTTCTAAAGTGTCTTCTAAAGTATTATCTAGTCAGATGGGGGAGACCTTTGCTGAAATGATTGAGGAGACTGTAATGTCTACTAAGAAAACTGAGCAATAA